The Sus scrofa isolate TJ Tabasco breed Duroc chromosome X, Sscrofa11.1, whole genome shotgun sequence genome has a segment encoding these proteins:
- the LOC110257673 gene encoding basic salivary proline-rich protein 2-like, whose amino-acid sequence MFFIDCPHGGGNKANSIGGEKLTLSCPVVGNFSLQTRKALPLFPPSRPRDRPGAPQPRRPGTGSARTMTPGGRESSPARGAPGLTGGLTAAARTARPPVSGTRFFPPLEIETARARPRSPEHPASGGPARQVLPPQGLAPGAPRAGRGPGGRGARRGHRRERPQQLWRSIPARAEPPPSPAGSRPPPPPPPTPPRSEPATRRCPGRLRGRRALRRKPTRALGPQALGTPEATAVWSRSDPERGEAGPGRCAPRRPFPLPEAATPAAHPTQRPQARSPRVQPQRRLPSRSSVAAPPLLHARARQRAGRVRPGWSPPPEPLAFFSPLPRTCPRISSPPPPPAPPPGPPPRRSSRPRALASPPARPAGPSGLSAGQAVGRRRRRQRRRRRLKRRGALLYS is encoded by the coding sequence atgtttttcatcgATTGCCCCCACGGCGGAGGGAATAAAGCCAACTCGATCGGTGGAGAAAAGTTAACTTTGTCGTGCCCCGTGGTGGGAAATTTTTCCCTTCAGACTCGCAAAGCCCTCCCGCTTTTCCCACCCTCCCGCCCCCGGGACCGCCCGGGCGCTCCTCAGCCTCGGCGGCCCGGGACCGGCAGCGCCCGAACAATGACGCCGGGGGGGAGGGAAAGTTCGCCAGCCCGCGGGGCGCCGGGGCTCACCGGGGGCCTCACCGCCGCCGCCCGCACCGCCCGTCCCCCCGTCTCCGGGACTCGCTTCTTCCCGCCCCTCGAGATCGAAACAGCCAGGGCGCGCCCCCGCTCCCCAGAGCATCCGGCCTCAGGCGGCCCCGCACGGCAGGTCCTCCCGCCGCAGGGTCTGGCCCCGGGAGCCCCACGAGCAGGCAGAGGACCGGGAGGGAGGGGCGCCAGGAGGGGGCACCGGAGGGAACGGCCGCAACAGTTATGGCGCTCAATTCCTGCCCGAGCAGAGCCGCCGCCGAGCCCGGCCGGcagccgcccccccccacccccgcctccaacGCCCCCCCGCTCCGAGCCGGCCACCCGGCGCTGCCCGGGTCGGCTGAGGGGCCGCCGGGCACTTCGCCGCAAGCCCACACGCGCTCTCGGCCCCCAGGCGCTGGGGACACCGGAGGCCACCGCGGTGTGGAGCCGGAGCGACCCGGAGCGCGGCGAGGCTGGGCCGGGACGTTGCGCTCCGCGGCGTCCGTTTCCACTCCCCGAGGCCGCCACTCCCGCTGCCCACCCGACGCAACGCCCCCAAGCCCGCTCGCCCCGCGTCCAGCCTCAGCGGCGCCTACCTTCGCGCAGCTCGGTCGCCGCTCCTCCCCTGCTCCACGCTCGGGCCCGGCAACGTGCCGGGCGAGTCCGGCCGGGGTGGTCACCGCCCCCTGAACCGCTcgctttcttctctcccctccctcgcACCTGCCCCCgaatctcctccccacccccgcctcccgcccctCCGCCGGGGCCGCCCCCGCGCCGCAGCTCCCGCCCTCGGGCCCTCGccagcccgcccgcccgcccggccgGCCCGTCAGGCCTCAGCGCTGGGCAGGCGGttgggcggcggcggcggcggcagcggaggcggcggcggctgaAGCGGCGCGGAGCACTATTGTATTCCTGA